A single genomic interval of Granulicella tundricola MP5ACTX9 harbors:
- a CDS encoding sensor histidine kinase — METTVGTLSAETIAKLHRAPILESLTDETMHCLDGAHTLLLKPDDVLIRQGELKRVFWILLEGSLRVSQAGPKGHELTVHTHEAGAAFGEVFLLANIASTYSLRAVDECELLELDEEQFWALMMSCPLVRRAILGNMALRLQKMQGMIFQQEKMAALGTMAAGLMHELNNPGAAARRASSQLRENLTRMHRLTQKWSRTELTQEQKQCMFELQEYALSAKEKVALNSLEQSDAEEKLAEWMEENSVEDAWKMAPSLVAMGMHSEDLECARRSFAGETFPDALNWLEAMVSSMRLVGSIEESIGRVSDLVMAVKSYAYEGRGQTQTIDINKSIHATLVMLGHKLREKQLVIEKNMAPDLPILQTDCQGLNQIWTNLIDNAIDASFEHGTVKVKTWAEPGADGQTELCIRIEDNGSGIPLESQPKVFDPFYTTKAAGVGTGLGLGIVYKIVEQFGGKIWFSSTPGETVFLVRLPNKA; from the coding sequence ATGGAAACTACGGTAGGTACGCTGAGCGCGGAGACGATTGCGAAGCTGCATCGTGCGCCGATTCTTGAGTCGCTAACGGATGAGACGATGCATTGCCTGGATGGGGCGCATACGTTGCTGTTGAAGCCGGACGATGTGTTGATCCGGCAAGGCGAACTTAAGCGTGTTTTCTGGATTTTGCTTGAAGGATCGCTGCGCGTCTCGCAGGCGGGCCCGAAGGGTCATGAGCTTACGGTGCATACGCACGAGGCCGGTGCGGCGTTTGGCGAAGTTTTTTTGCTGGCTAATATCGCGTCAACGTACAGTCTGAGGGCTGTGGATGAGTGCGAGTTGCTGGAGTTGGACGAGGAGCAGTTCTGGGCTCTGATGATGAGCTGCCCACTGGTTCGGCGGGCAATTCTGGGGAATATGGCGCTGCGGCTGCAGAAGATGCAGGGCATGATCTTCCAGCAGGAGAAGATGGCCGCGCTGGGGACGATGGCCGCAGGGTTGATGCATGAGTTGAACAATCCGGGTGCGGCGGCGCGGCGGGCTTCGTCGCAACTGCGCGAGAACCTGACGCGGATGCACCGGTTGACGCAGAAGTGGTCGCGTACCGAACTTACGCAGGAACAGAAGCAGTGCATGTTCGAGCTCCAAGAGTATGCTCTGTCTGCGAAAGAGAAGGTGGCTTTGAACTCTCTGGAGCAAAGCGACGCTGAGGAGAAGCTGGCGGAGTGGATGGAAGAGAATTCGGTTGAGGATGCGTGGAAGATGGCTCCGAGCCTGGTCGCGATGGGAATGCATTCCGAGGACCTGGAGTGCGCCAGGCGTTCGTTTGCCGGGGAAACGTTCCCTGACGCGCTGAACTGGCTGGAGGCGATGGTTTCCAGTATGCGGCTGGTGGGCTCGATCGAGGAGAGCATTGGGCGCGTGTCCGACCTGGTGATGGCGGTTAAGTCTTATGCGTATGAGGGCCGGGGGCAGACGCAGACGATCGATATCAACAAGAGTATCCATGCGACGCTGGTCATGCTGGGACACAAGCTGCGGGAGAAGCAACTTGTGATCGAGAAGAACATGGCTCCTGATCTTCCGATTCTTCAGACGGACTGCCAGGGGCTGAACCAGATCTGGACGAATTTGATCGACAATGCGATCGATGCGTCGTTTGAGCATGGCACGGTGAAGGTGAAGACGTGGGCGGAGCCGGGTGCGGATGGGCAGACCGAGCTTTGCATCCGGATTGAGGATAACGGGAGCGGGATTCCGCTGGAGAGTCAGCCGAAGGTGTTCGACCCGTTCTATACGACGAAAGCGGCAGGTGTGGGGACCGGGCTGGGGCTGGGGATCGTGTACAAGATCGTGGAGCAGTTTGGCGGGAAGATCTGGTTCAGTTCTACGCCGGGCGAGACGGTGTTTCTGGTGAGGCTGCCGAACAAGGCTTAG
- a CDS encoding VOC family protein, protein MSETITPFHIAFPVDDLDAARTFYGETLGCPEGRSSDEWIDFNLFGHQIVAHYKPKSERAEEHHNAVDGHAVPVPHFGVVLTMGKWESLAERLKAASVKFEIEPYIRFKGEVGEQATMFFYDPAGNALEFKAFADMRQVFAK, encoded by the coding sequence ATGTCTGAGACGATTACTCCTTTTCATATCGCCTTTCCTGTCGATGATCTTGACGCTGCGCGGACTTTCTATGGTGAGACCCTGGGCTGTCCCGAGGGGCGCAGCAGCGACGAGTGGATCGACTTCAATTTATTTGGGCATCAGATTGTGGCTCACTATAAGCCGAAGAGTGAGCGCGCTGAGGAGCATCACAATGCGGTGGACGGGCACGCGGTGCCGGTGCCGCACTTTGGTGTGGTGCTGACGATGGGAAAGTGGGAGTCGCTGGCCGAGAGGCTGAAGGCTGCTTCTGTCAAGTTCGAGATTGAACCGTATATCCGGTTCAAGGGCGAAGTTGGGGAGCAGGCTACGATGTTTTTTTATGATCCGGCGGGGAATGCGCTGGAATTCAAGGCTTTTGCGGATATGAGGCAGGTCTTCGCGAAGTAG
- a CDS encoding FAD-dependent oxidoreductase, with protein MAKPVLLAIDDDVSVLEAVVQDLRRKYGQTYRIVRAASGGAALDISKQLKERGDVVALFLSDQRMPGMTGVDLLQAVIELYPDAKRVLLTAYADTEAAIRAINSARIHYYLNKPWDPPEEKLYPVLDDLLQAWNQGHKPAYDGIQLVSARWGVGDHEVRNFLSRNRIQFKWLNPDLNPEAMSTLRDRGLDEGKLPVVLFGDGSSLVQPTTTEIAQKVGLRTQAQQEYYDVVVVGAGPAGLAAGVYGASEGLKTLLVEPMAPGGQAGSSSKIENYLGFPEGVSGDELAKRAYIQAQRLGAEFLTQGVTNICSDNGYHILRMTDGREVTCRVCLIATGVDYCWLCVPGEERLRGKGVFYGAALTETNTCANEEVHIVGGANSAGQAAMHFSKHATKVRMLVRGPSLTQSMSKYLIDQIAATPNIVVETGTEVIGVEGDGNLERVKLMTPEGEVTRDCVSLFIFIGAAPKTDWLPKAVALDNKGFILAGPDLKTKSKEDSVWKLERDPYLLETSLPGVFVAGDVRHGSVKRCASAVGEGSIAIQFVHQYLATL; from the coding sequence ATGGCAAAGCCAGTTCTTCTTGCGATTGACGATGATGTAAGTGTGCTTGAGGCAGTAGTCCAGGACCTGCGCCGCAAGTACGGGCAGACGTACCGCATTGTGCGTGCGGCCTCTGGCGGCGCGGCACTGGATATCAGTAAACAGTTGAAGGAGCGCGGGGATGTGGTGGCGCTGTTCCTGTCCGATCAGCGGATGCCGGGTATGACCGGGGTGGATCTGCTGCAGGCGGTGATCGAGCTCTATCCGGACGCGAAGCGGGTTCTGCTGACTGCGTATGCGGATACCGAAGCGGCGATCCGGGCGATCAACTCCGCGCGAATCCACTACTACCTGAATAAGCCCTGGGACCCGCCGGAGGAGAAGCTTTATCCGGTACTGGACGACCTGCTCCAGGCTTGGAATCAAGGACATAAGCCCGCTTACGACGGGATTCAACTAGTCTCGGCACGCTGGGGCGTGGGCGATCACGAGGTGCGGAACTTTCTTTCGCGCAACCGCATTCAGTTCAAGTGGTTGAATCCTGATCTGAATCCGGAAGCTATGAGCACGCTTCGGGACCGTGGGCTTGATGAAGGCAAGCTGCCCGTGGTGCTTTTTGGGGATGGCTCATCGCTGGTGCAGCCGACTACAACTGAGATAGCCCAGAAGGTTGGACTGAGGACGCAGGCGCAACAGGAGTACTACGACGTCGTTGTCGTTGGCGCGGGTCCTGCCGGTCTGGCTGCGGGCGTGTATGGCGCGAGCGAAGGGCTGAAGACGCTACTGGTGGAGCCAATGGCGCCGGGCGGACAGGCGGGGTCGAGTTCCAAGATTGAGAACTACCTTGGGTTCCCTGAGGGCGTAAGCGGCGACGAACTGGCCAAGCGGGCTTATATCCAGGCGCAGAGGTTGGGTGCGGAGTTTTTGACGCAGGGCGTGACGAATATCTGCTCGGATAATGGCTACCACATCCTGCGTATGACGGATGGCCGCGAGGTGACTTGCCGGGTATGCCTGATCGCAACGGGCGTTGATTATTGCTGGCTGTGTGTGCCGGGTGAAGAGCGGTTGCGGGGCAAGGGCGTGTTCTACGGGGCGGCGCTGACCGAGACAAATACGTGCGCGAACGAAGAGGTGCATATTGTGGGCGGCGCGAACTCTGCAGGCCAGGCTGCGATGCATTTCTCGAAACATGCGACGAAGGTCAGGATGCTGGTGCGCGGGCCCTCGCTGACGCAGAGCATGTCGAAGTACCTGATCGACCAGATTGCAGCGACGCCGAACATCGTTGTGGAGACGGGGACGGAAGTGATTGGCGTCGAAGGCGATGGGAACCTGGAGCGAGTGAAGCTAATGACTCCCGAGGGTGAGGTGACGCGGGATTGTGTTTCGCTGTTCATCTTCATTGGCGCGGCACCCAAGACGGATTGGCTGCCGAAGGCGGTCGCGCTGGACAACAAGGGATTTATTCTGGCTGGTCCGGATCTGAAGACGAAGAGCAAGGAAGATTCCGTGTGGAAGCTGGAACGCGATCCTTACCTGCTGGAGACGAGTTTGCCGGGCGTGTTTGTGGCCGGCGATGTAAGGCATGGATCGGTGAAGCGCTGTGCTTCCGCGGTCGGTGAAGGTTCGATTGCAATTCAGTTTGTGCACCAGTACCTGGCGACACTTTAG